Proteins from a genomic interval of Nocardia sp. BMG51109:
- a CDS encoding STAS domain-containing protein, producing MTTSVSVHDEATVLTVAGEVDLATAPALENAIEATLGGKPAALIIDLSQVTFLASAGMAALVGAHQRAGQATRIAVVADGPATGRQLKMTNLDQVFALHPTLDEALTDLRGQ from the coding sequence ATGACCACCTCGGTCTCGGTGCACGACGAAGCGACCGTCCTCACGGTGGCCGGTGAGGTCGACCTGGCGACCGCCCCCGCGTTGGAGAACGCGATCGAGGCGACGCTGGGCGGCAAGCCCGCGGCCTTGATCATCGATCTGTCGCAGGTGACCTTCCTCGCCTCCGCCGGCATGGCGGCGCTCGTCGGCGCACACCAGCGAGCCGGGCAGGCGACCCGCATCGCGGTCGTCGCCGACGGCCCGGCGACGGGACGCCAGCTCAAGATGACCAATCTGGACCAGGTGTTCGCACTGCACCCGACCCTCGACGAGGCGCTGACCGACCTGCGCGGGCAGTAG
- a CDS encoding STAS domain-containing protein — MPVPILKQGTYLIASVQSALTDADTERLQDDLMKYVSRYRAQGIIVDVTAIDVMDSFAARSLRTIVHMTKLRGAQTVIVGLQPEVAFAMVQLGLTFEDMHTALDLEEGLAWLNRKFSARHQRDGS; from the coding sequence ATGCCGGTACCCATTCTCAAACAGGGCACCTACCTCATCGCGTCCGTGCAGTCGGCGCTGACCGACGCCGACACCGAGCGGCTGCAGGACGACCTGATGAAGTACGTCAGTAGATATCGCGCGCAGGGCATCATCGTCGACGTCACCGCGATCGACGTGATGGACTCGTTCGCCGCACGCTCGCTGCGCACGATCGTGCACATGACCAAGCTGCGGGGCGCTCAGACGGTCATCGTGGGCCTACAGCCGGAGGTCGCCTTCGCGATGGTGCAATTGGGTCTGACATTCGAAGACATGCACACCGCGCTGGATCTCGAGGAAGGGTTGGCCTGGCTCAACAGGAAGTTCTCCGCCCGCCACCAGCGAGATGGTTCGTGA
- a CDS encoding SpoIIE family protein phosphatase: MRDDGYIGAVEWAVAGRALPGQKVSGDRSMVLDAGGGAVLFAVLDGLGHGSAAGEAADRATQVLSENRAEPLDVLMVLCHRAMSDTRGAAVALALFSSEDQLHWLGVGNVESRVVTAGPGKLVVRATALLTGGIVGYLLPPNLQTQTVSVRPGDLLLMSTDGIVDDFVDGIDLATSAADIAGGILDRHAKDTDDALVLAARHRGRTDPVP; the protein is encoded by the coding sequence GTGCGTGACGACGGGTACATCGGCGCCGTGGAGTGGGCCGTGGCCGGACGCGCACTACCCGGGCAGAAGGTGTCCGGCGATCGGTCGATGGTGCTCGACGCCGGGGGCGGCGCGGTGCTGTTCGCGGTGCTGGACGGCCTGGGGCACGGGTCCGCGGCCGGTGAGGCCGCCGATCGGGCCACCCAGGTGCTCTCGGAGAATCGCGCGGAGCCGCTCGACGTGCTGATGGTGCTGTGCCATCGGGCCATGTCCGACACCCGCGGTGCCGCGGTGGCGCTGGCCCTGTTCAGTTCCGAGGACCAGCTGCACTGGCTCGGCGTGGGCAATGTGGAGTCGCGGGTCGTGACGGCCGGCCCGGGCAAGCTCGTGGTGCGCGCCACCGCGCTGCTGACCGGCGGCATCGTGGGCTATCTGCTCCCGCCCAACCTGCAGACCCAGACGGTGTCGGTGCGGCCGGGCGATCTGCTGCTGATGTCCACCGACGGCATCGTCGACGATTTCGTCGACGGCATCGACCTGGCGACATCGGCCGCCGACATCGCGGGTGGCATTCTCGACCGGCACGCGAAGGACACCGACGACGCGCTCGTGCTGGCGGCCCGGCACCGTGGTCGTACGGACCCCGTGCCATGA
- a CDS encoding LLM class F420-dependent oxidoreductase, whose protein sequence is MRIGLGINYAGGFKEVAAEVADLERAGLDIAFVPEAYSYDAVSGLGYLAAKTERVQLASGILQLYTRTPTLTAMTAAGLDYVSDGRFLLGLGASGPQVIEGFHGVAYDAPIGRTREVIEICRKVWRRERLEFDGKYYTIPLPAERGTGLGKPLKLINHPVRERIPVLLAALGPKNVELAAELAEGWQPIFFLPERAGDIWGEALAAGQARRDPSLGELDIYAGPALAIGDDVEGLREFVKPHLALYIGGMGAKGKNFYHTLATRYGYGAEADRIQELYLAGEKEAAATVVPDELVRDVSLIGSAGFVKERIAAFREAGVTVLNVVPMAATPAERVALIEQLRELV, encoded by the coding sequence ATGCGTATCGGACTGGGCATCAACTATGCGGGCGGGTTCAAAGAGGTGGCGGCGGAGGTCGCCGACCTGGAACGGGCGGGCCTGGACATCGCCTTCGTGCCCGAGGCGTACTCCTACGATGCCGTCAGCGGCCTGGGTTATCTGGCCGCCAAGACCGAACGCGTGCAGCTGGCCTCGGGCATCCTGCAGCTCTACACCCGCACGCCCACGCTGACCGCGATGACGGCGGCGGGCCTGGACTACGTCTCCGACGGCCGCTTCCTGCTGGGGCTGGGCGCCTCCGGGCCGCAGGTGATCGAGGGCTTCCACGGCGTGGCCTACGACGCGCCGATCGGCCGCACCCGCGAGGTCATCGAGATCTGCCGCAAGGTGTGGCGGCGCGAGCGCCTGGAATTCGACGGCAAGTACTACACGATCCCGCTGCCCGCCGAGCGGGGCACCGGGCTCGGCAAGCCGCTCAAGCTGATCAATCATCCGGTCCGCGAGCGCATTCCGGTGCTGCTGGCCGCGCTGGGCCCGAAGAACGTCGAGCTGGCGGCCGAACTCGCCGAGGGCTGGCAGCCGATCTTCTTCCTGCCCGAGCGGGCCGGCGACATCTGGGGCGAGGCGCTGGCGGCCGGGCAGGCCCGGCGCGATCCGTCGCTCGGCGAGCTGGACATCTACGCCGGACCGGCGCTGGCCATCGGCGACGACGTCGAGGGCCTGCGCGAGTTCGTCAAGCCGCACCTGGCGCTGTACATCGGCGGCATGGGCGCGAAGGGCAAGAACTTCTATCACACCCTCGCGACCAGGTACGGCTACGGCGCCGAGGCCGACCGGATCCAGGAGCTGTACCTGGCCGGGGAGAAGGAGGCCGCGGCCACGGTGGTGCCCGACGAGCTGGTGCGCGATGTCTCGCTGATCGGCTCGGCCGGCTTCGTGAAGGAACGCATCGCGGCGTTCCGCGAGGCCGGGGTCACGGTGCTGAACGTGGTCCCGATGGCGGCGACGCCGGCCGAACGCGTCGCACTGATCGAGCAGCTGCGCGAACTGGTCTGA
- a CDS encoding ATP-binding protein, translating to MSGDIVTARQAGRELAAKLGFTLTDITMISTAISEVARNITSYAGTGEIRVTVEDREGRRALVVQAQDQGPGIRDIARALEDGFSTGRGLGLGLPGARRLMDGLLVESAPGNGTLVEMWKWVPPGA from the coding sequence ATGTCCGGTGACATCGTGACCGCGCGGCAGGCCGGGCGAGAGCTGGCGGCCAAGCTCGGCTTCACGCTGACCGACATCACCATGATCTCCACGGCCATCTCCGAGGTCGCCCGCAACATCACCAGTTACGCGGGCACCGGCGAGATCCGGGTGACCGTGGAGGATCGCGAGGGGCGGCGCGCCCTCGTGGTGCAGGCCCAGGACCAGGGCCCCGGAATCCGGGACATCGCGCGGGCGCTCGAGGACGGCTTCTCGACCGGGCGCGGCCTGGGTCTCGGCCTGCCCGGCGCGCGGCGCCTGATGGACGGGCTGCTCGTCGAGTCCGCGCCCGGCAACGGCACGCTGGTGGAGATGTGGAAGTGGGTGCCCCCCGGTGCGTGA
- a CDS encoding SpoIIE family protein phosphatase, which yields MSTVLAAFRDAYANALRLHLYSPTQTTLAEGYELGRRALVEGVSILDLTEHHFRLLERAGLVDATPGSDTGDRSEAALEFLLQTLAALDVATRGFLDINRSYELQRLRTEDLEGRDAFRTALVESLQDGFFVADSRGTITEVNSAFGALTGYGPAGVPYPLPHPWATDDGAQYPDLGTEAARFVMPVRHRDGRRLWLAVSTSSLIRPEDDERIFVGTIRDVTAEHDAQTRDQAVSRLATAVGAATSVVEVLAVGLEELRRAIGAETAVVSVWPNRQTGPELYVSGPVSSTSTGDAGATAESRSAATKTGSSPTTAGTGHSSATAETRSSAATARTGPSSATADIGSSSAAADLGASSATTGIGASSAAADLGASDTAAESADSPSTERGESGAAVARQVLDARARALLDRARMRPGRTMFAIPEGASTSEGIVAPLGETGDAALWLRFAAPRAISSGDWALFSLLVGHLSLAVQRARNFDQARSTSLTLQRAMLGPIELPPRFSVHYEPALPPLEIGGDWYDVVQLRDGTIGVVVGDCVGRGLSAAVVMGQLRTAARALLLRGAGPAQLLAELDTVAARIPGAMCTTVCAAILDPVRGLVRYSSAGHMPPVLAAPGGKGRLLEGGRAVPLATFDPPRRPEATTPLEPGSTLVLFTDGLVEQRGIDIDNRFDELADELSGAATHLPREVADAVLSRLRPAAGYDDDVAMVVYRQQPRPLRVDVPAEAGRLAGVRRELSEWLTTAAVPQELAADLVAAANEACSNSIEHAYLGTVAGHMVLTADSSMDRVTIEVADTGVWRPLPDDPGPRGRGLAMMRALTDELIIDHTGAGTHVQMIVTLPAVAFSAASRV from the coding sequence ATGAGTACGGTGCTCGCGGCATTCCGCGACGCGTACGCGAATGCCCTTCGCCTGCACCTGTACTCACCCACCCAGACCACCCTCGCCGAGGGCTACGAACTGGGTCGCCGCGCCCTCGTGGAGGGCGTGAGCATCCTCGATCTCACCGAGCACCACTTCCGGCTGCTCGAGCGCGCCGGCCTGGTCGACGCCACGCCGGGGAGCGACACCGGCGACCGCTCCGAGGCCGCGCTGGAATTCCTGCTGCAGACCCTCGCCGCGCTGGACGTGGCCACCCGCGGCTTCCTCGACATCAACCGCAGCTACGAGCTGCAGCGGCTGCGCACGGAGGATCTGGAGGGGCGCGACGCCTTCCGCACCGCGCTGGTCGAATCGTTGCAGGACGGATTCTTCGTCGCCGATTCGCGCGGCACCATCACCGAGGTCAACTCCGCCTTCGGCGCCCTCACCGGCTACGGCCCCGCCGGGGTGCCCTATCCGCTGCCGCATCCGTGGGCGACCGACGACGGCGCGCAGTATCCGGATCTCGGCACCGAAGCGGCACGGTTCGTGATGCCGGTGCGCCACCGCGACGGGCGGCGGCTGTGGCTGGCGGTCAGCACCTCGTCGCTGATCCGCCCGGAGGACGACGAGCGCATCTTCGTCGGCACCATCCGCGACGTCACCGCCGAGCACGACGCCCAGACCCGAGACCAGGCCGTATCCCGGCTGGCCACCGCCGTCGGCGCCGCCACCAGCGTGGTCGAGGTGCTGGCGGTCGGGCTCGAGGAACTGCGGCGCGCGATCGGCGCCGAGACCGCGGTGGTGTCGGTGTGGCCGAACCGCCAGACCGGGCCGGAACTGTACGTCTCCGGGCCGGTGTCGAGCACCAGCACCGGCGACGCCGGCGCGACGGCGGAATCCCGCTCCGCGGCAACGAAGACCGGTTCCTCCCCCACCACGGCGGGTACCGGGCATTCCTCCGCAACAGCGGAAACCCGTTCCTCCGCCGCGACAGCGAGAACCGGACCATCCTCCGCGACAGCGGACATCGGTTCATCTTCCGCGGCAGCGGATCTCGGTGCCTCCTCCGCGACAACAGGCATCGGTGCCTCCTCGGCGGCAGCGGACCTCGGTGCCTCGGACACCGCTGCGGAATCCGCGGATTCACCGAGCACCGAGCGGGGCGAATCCGGTGCCGCGGTCGCCCGCCAGGTGCTCGACGCGCGGGCACGCGCCCTGCTCGACCGGGCCCGGATGCGGCCCGGGCGGACGATGTTCGCGATCCCCGAGGGCGCGTCCACCTCCGAGGGCATAGTCGCGCCGCTCGGCGAGACCGGCGACGCCGCGCTGTGGCTGCGCTTCGCCGCGCCGCGGGCCATCAGCTCCGGCGACTGGGCGCTGTTCTCGCTACTGGTCGGGCATCTGAGCCTGGCCGTGCAGCGCGCCCGCAACTTCGATCAGGCCCGCTCCACCTCGCTGACGCTGCAGCGCGCCATGCTCGGCCCGATCGAGCTGCCGCCGCGGTTCTCCGTGCACTACGAACCCGCGCTGCCGCCGCTGGAGATCGGCGGTGACTGGTACGACGTGGTGCAGCTGCGCGACGGCACGATCGGCGTCGTGGTCGGCGACTGCGTCGGCCGCGGCCTGTCCGCGGCGGTCGTGATGGGCCAATTGCGCACGGCCGCACGGGCTCTGCTGCTGCGTGGCGCGGGCCCGGCGCAGCTGCTGGCCGAGCTGGACACCGTCGCCGCCCGGATCCCGGGCGCGATGTGCACGACGGTGTGCGCCGCGATCCTGGATCCGGTCCGCGGCCTGGTCCGCTACTCCAGCGCCGGGCACATGCCGCCGGTCCTCGCCGCGCCGGGCGGCAAGGGGCGACTGCTCGAGGGCGGCCGCGCGGTGCCGCTGGCCACCTTCGATCCGCCGCGGCGGCCGGAGGCCACCACCCCCCTCGAGCCCGGGTCGACCCTGGTGCTGTTCACCGACGGACTGGTGGAGCAGCGCGGGATCGATATCGATAACCGGTTCGACGAGCTGGCCGACGAATTGTCCGGCGCCGCCACCCATCTGCCGCGCGAGGTGGCCGACGCGGTGCTGTCGCGGCTGCGCCCCGCGGCCGGGTACGACGACGACGTCGCCATGGTCGTCTACCGGCAGCAGCCCCGGCCGCTGCGGGTGGACGTGCCCGCCGAGGCCGGCCGGCTCGCCGGGGTCCGGCGCGAACTGTCCGAGTGGCTCACCACCGCCGCCGTGCCGCAGGAACTCGCCGCCGATCTGGTCGCGGCCGCCAACGAGGCGTGCAGCAACAGCATCGAGCACGCCTACCTCGGCACGGTCGCGGGCCACATGGTGCTGACCGCCGACAGCTCCATGGACCGGGTGACGATCGAGGTCGCCGACACCGGCGTGTGGCGCCCGCTGCCCGATGATCCGGGCCCGCGCGGCCGCGGCCTCGCCATGATGCGCGCGCTGACCGACGAGCTGATCATCGATCACACCGGCGCGGGAACTCACGTGCAGATGATCGTCACGCTGCCCGCGGTCGCGTTCTCGGCGGCCAGCCGCGTCTGA